One genomic region from Novipirellula caenicola encodes:
- a CDS encoding sigma-70 family RNA polymerase sigma factor, whose translation MLHCTRKTVIQEERSQDEFVRLLAMHSSKVMSFIRILTMNHQDDAEEIFQLTCVVLWQKFSQYDPTGNFAAWACRIAHYETLKHRESKRRIKLLSDDALEALAEAAMPISAELSERRTALSECLKKLPASDHDLIRQKYFEGLSVGEISNRLGRSTHAIYRELSKVHGMLLRCVQRSATEALS comes from the coding sequence ATGCTCCACTGCACAAGGAAAACGGTCATCCAAGAGGAACGATCCCAAGACGAATTCGTTCGCTTGCTCGCGATGCACTCGAGCAAGGTGATGTCGTTCATTCGCATCCTTACGATGAATCACCAGGATGATGCCGAAGAGATTTTCCAATTGACCTGTGTGGTGCTGTGGCAAAAGTTCTCGCAGTACGATCCGACAGGCAATTTCGCAGCTTGGGCTTGCCGTATCGCACATTACGAAACGCTGAAACATCGCGAATCAAAGCGTCGTATCAAACTGCTCAGCGACGATGCGCTCGAGGCTTTGGCCGAAGCGGCCATGCCCATTTCGGCTGAGCTGAGCGAGCGCCGAACCGCATTGTCAGAGTGCCTAAAGAAGCTGCCGGCCTCGGATCACGACTTGATCCGCCAAAAGTACTTCGAAGGTTTGAGCGTCGGTGAAATTTCAAATCGACTCGGTCGCTCGACTCATGCGATCTACCGTGAATTGAGTAAAGTACACGGGATGCTATTACGATGCGTGCAACGCTCTGCCACTGAGGCACTTTCATGA
- a CDS encoding DUF1559 domain-containing protein, whose product MNRQRTGFTLVELLVVIAIIGVLVGLLLPAVQAAREAARRMSCSNNFKQIGLGIHNYHSAYKGLPVHGTGTDRPAGQQIYAGDNNGTSINRRGSFLISVLPFIEQQALWEQISNPLNVKANGSAKNPPWQAMGPGVARIDYGPWATNIASFRCPSDPGQGLPALGRTNYGACMGDSSVMSREGKVFVHKVSSGATMPYTANNQTQATRSRKVHRGMFVMNSRMRFRDTLDGLANTVICGELTTDLGDADVRTSFPQDPAYNDKNGHGRAECRKNPRFMDQFHDPERPQFWNAGAGGSVSALLGRGYRWHDAMHFFTQVHTILPPNSGICTGGRTSNDSMVTVSSRHQGGAHVLMGDGAVKFITDSIEAGNSNTAMISYHGSPKTVAGAQSPYGLWGALGTRAAKEVIDSEF is encoded by the coding sequence ATGAATCGTCAGCGTACTGGATTCACTCTTGTCGAATTACTGGTCGTTATCGCGATCATCGGAGTCCTAGTGGGATTGTTGCTGCCGGCGGTGCAGGCCGCTCGAGAAGCGGCTCGGCGTATGAGCTGCAGTAACAATTTCAAGCAAATCGGCTTGGGCATTCACAATTACCATTCCGCGTACAAGGGGTTGCCGGTCCATGGTACCGGTACCGATCGACCCGCGGGACAGCAGATTTACGCGGGTGACAATAACGGAACGAGTATCAACCGGCGTGGATCCTTTTTAATTAGCGTGCTGCCGTTTATCGAGCAACAGGCGCTTTGGGAACAGATTTCAAACCCACTCAATGTGAAGGCGAACGGTTCTGCGAAAAACCCGCCTTGGCAGGCCATGGGACCGGGGGTAGCGCGAATTGACTATGGGCCTTGGGCGACAAACATCGCGTCGTTCCGATGCCCGAGTGATCCAGGGCAAGGGCTTCCGGCACTTGGTCGAACCAATTACGGGGCGTGTATGGGTGATTCGTCCGTGATGTCTCGCGAAGGCAAAGTATTCGTTCACAAGGTATCCAGCGGTGCAACCATGCCCTATACCGCGAACAATCAAACCCAGGCGACACGTTCGCGAAAGGTTCATCGAGGCATGTTCGTGATGAACAGCCGCATGAGATTCCGCGATACGCTTGATGGCTTGGCCAACACCGTGATATGTGGCGAATTGACGACGGATCTTGGGGATGCGGATGTGCGAACGTCGTTCCCGCAAGATCCCGCTTACAACGATAAAAATGGTCATGGACGCGCCGAGTGCCGGAAAAACCCAAGGTTCATGGACCAGTTCCATGATCCTGAGCGACCACAATTCTGGAACGCGGGTGCGGGAGGTTCAGTAAGTGCATTGCTGGGACGTGGATATCGCTGGCATGATGCGATGCACTTCTTTACTCAAGTGCACACGATCCTGCCGCCCAATTCGGGAATCTGTACCGGCGGACGTACCAGTAACGACTCGATGGTCACCGTTTCCAGTCGTCACCAAGGTGGAGCCCACGTCTTGATGGGCGATGGAGCGGTGAAGTTCATCACCGATTCGATTGAAGCGGGTAATAGCAACACGGCAATGATCTCGTATCACGGATCGCCCAAAACGGTTGCAGGCGCACAAAGCCCCTACGGACTGTGGGGCGCCCTGGGAACTCGTGCTGCCAAGGAAGTCATTGACTCGGAGTTCTAA